In one window of Pseudomonas chlororaphis subsp. chlororaphis DNA:
- the ssuE gene encoding NADPH-dependent FMN reductase encodes MLVVSLGGSPSQRSRSGVLLEHAKRWLQQQGVEVVDYQVRDFPAEDLLHARFDSPMVIDLLQQIEQADGLLIATPVYKASFSGALKTVLDLLPERALNHKVVLPMATGGSIAHMLAVDYALKPVLSALKAQEMLQGIFAEDSQIAYGEGSAQAQLAPALEQRLREALEQFHSAMARRPKPLDPNLLNDRLLSARWSI; translated from the coding sequence ATGCTGGTCGTCTCACTCGGTGGCAGTCCCAGCCAACGCTCCCGCTCCGGGGTGCTGCTGGAACACGCCAAACGCTGGTTGCAGCAACAAGGTGTGGAAGTGGTCGACTATCAGGTCCGGGATTTCCCGGCCGAGGACCTGCTCCATGCGCGCTTCGACAGCCCGATGGTGATCGACCTGTTGCAACAGATCGAACAGGCCGACGGCTTGCTGATCGCCACCCCGGTCTACAAGGCATCGTTTTCCGGCGCGCTGAAAACCGTGCTCGACCTGCTGCCGGAACGCGCCCTGAACCACAAGGTGGTGCTGCCGATGGCCACGGGCGGCAGCATCGCCCACATGCTGGCGGTGGACTACGCGCTCAAGCCGGTGCTGTCGGCCCTGAAGGCCCAGGAGATGCTCCAGGGCATCTTCGCCGAGGACAGCCAGATCGCCTACGGCGAAGGCAGCGCCCAGGCGCAGCTGGCGCCAGCGCTGGAGCAGCGTCTGCGCGAAGCCCTGGAACAGTTCCACAGCGCCATGGCGCGGCGTCCCAAGCCGCTGGACCCGAATCTGTTGAATGACCGTTTGTTGAGTGCTCGCTGGAGCATTTGA
- a CDS encoding TOBE domain-containing protein yields MTIKAINVRNQFKGTIKEIVEGDVLSEIDVQTASGIVTSVITTRSVRELELAIGSEVIAFVKSTEVSIAKL; encoded by the coding sequence ATGACTATCAAGGCCATCAACGTTCGCAACCAGTTCAAAGGCACCATCAAGGAAATCGTCGAAGGCGACGTGCTCTCGGAAATCGACGTGCAGACCGCCTCCGGTATCGTCACGTCGGTGATTACCACCCGTTCGGTGCGGGAGCTGGAGCTGGCGATCGGCAGCGAAGTGATCGCGTTCGTGAAATCCACCGAGGTATCGATCGCCAAGTTGTGA
- a CDS encoding peroxiredoxin: MSLRLGDIAPDFEQDSSAGKIRFHEWLGDSWGVLFSHPADFTPVCTTELGFTAKLKDQFAQRGVKAIALSVDPVDSHHKWIEDINETQNTLVNFPILADADRKVSDLYDLIHPNANDTLTVRSLFVIDPNKKVRLTITYPASTGRNFHEILRVIDSLQLTDNYKVATPANWQDGDEVVIVPSLKDEEEIKKRFPKGYRAVKPYLRLTPQPNR; encoded by the coding sequence ATGAGCCTCAGACTTGGCGACATCGCCCCCGACTTCGAACAGGATTCCAGTGCCGGCAAGATTCGCTTCCACGAGTGGCTCGGCGACAGTTGGGGCGTGCTGTTTTCCCATCCGGCGGACTTCACCCCAGTGTGCACCACCGAACTGGGATTCACCGCCAAGCTCAAGGACCAGTTCGCCCAGCGCGGCGTGAAAGCCATTGCCCTGTCGGTGGACCCGGTGGACTCGCACCACAAGTGGATCGAGGACATCAACGAAACCCAGAACACCCTCGTCAACTTCCCGATCCTGGCCGACGCCGACCGCAAGGTCTCGGACCTGTACGACCTGATCCACCCGAATGCCAACGACACCCTGACCGTGCGTTCGCTGTTCGTCATCGACCCGAACAAGAAGGTGCGCCTGACCATCACTTATCCGGCCAGCACCGGGCGCAACTTCCACGAGATCCTGCGGGTGATCGACTCGCTGCAACTCACCGACAACTACAAGGTGGCCACCCCGGCCAACTGGCAGGACGGTGATGAAGTGGTGATCGTGCCGTCGCTCAAGGACGAAGAGGAAATCAAGAAACGCTTCCCCAAAGGTTATCGCGCGGTCAAACCCTACCTGCGCCTGACTCCACAGCCGAATCGCTGA
- the ssuC gene encoding aliphatic sulfonate ABC transporter permease SsuC has translation MNRQTLFHRLAPWALPLLLLAVWQLSVSAGWLSTRILPAPSAVIEAGVGLVRSGEIWTHLAISGWRAAIGFLIGGGIGLALGFITGLSKWGERLLDSSVQMIRNVPHLALIPLVILWFGIDESAKIFLVALGTLFPIYLNTYHGIRNVDPALVEMARSYGLSGFALFRQVILPGALPSILVGVRFALGFMWLTLIVAETISASSGIGYLAMNAREFLQTDVVVLAIVLYAVLGKLADLAARGLERAWLRWHPAYQVAKGGAQ, from the coding sequence ATGAACAGACAAACCTTGTTCCATCGCCTGGCGCCCTGGGCCCTGCCGCTGCTGTTACTGGCGGTATGGCAGTTGTCGGTCTCGGCCGGCTGGCTGTCGACGCGGATCCTGCCGGCACCCAGCGCAGTGATCGAAGCCGGGGTCGGCCTGGTGCGCAGCGGCGAAATCTGGACCCACCTGGCTATCAGCGGCTGGCGCGCGGCGATCGGTTTCCTGATCGGCGGCGGCATCGGCCTGGCCCTGGGCTTTATCACCGGCCTGTCGAAGTGGGGCGAGCGCCTGCTGGACAGCTCGGTGCAGATGATCCGCAACGTGCCGCACCTGGCGCTGATTCCCCTGGTGATCCTGTGGTTCGGCATCGATGAGTCGGCGAAGATTTTCCTGGTGGCCCTGGGCACCCTGTTCCCGATCTACCTGAACACTTATCACGGCATCCGCAACGTCGACCCGGCGCTGGTGGAAATGGCGCGCAGCTATGGCCTGTCCGGCTTCGCCCTGTTCCGCCAGGTGATCCTGCCGGGCGCCTTGCCTTCGATCCTGGTGGGCGTGCGTTTCGCCCTGGGCTTTATGTGGCTGACGCTGATCGTCGCGGAAACCATCTCCGCCAGCTCGGGCATCGGTTATCTGGCGATGAACGCCCGGGAGTTCCTGCAGACCGACGTGGTGGTACTGGCCATCGTCCTGTATGCCGTGCTCGGCAAACTGGCGGACCTCGCCGCGCGTGGTCTGGAGCGTGCCTGGCTGCGTTGGCATCCGGCCTATCAAGTGGCCAAGGGAGGTGCGCAATGA
- a CDS encoding glutamine synthetase family protein, with protein MSVPPRAVQLNEANAFLKEHPEVLYVDLLIADMNGVVRGKRIERTSLHKVYEKGINLPASLFALDINGSTVESTGLGLDIGDADRICYPIPDTLCNEPWQKRPTAQLLMTMHELEGDPFFADPREVLRQVVAKFDELGLTICAAFELEFYLIDQENVNGRPQPPRSPISGKRPHSTQVYLIDDLDEYVDCLQDILEGAKEQGIPADAIVKESAPAQFEVNLHHVADPIKACDYAVLLKRLIKNIAYDHEMDTTFMAKPYPGQAGNGLHVHISVLDKDGKNIFASEDPEQNAALRHAIGGVLETLPAQMAFLCPNVNSYRRFGAQFYVPNSPSWGLDNRTVAIRVPTGSSDAVRIEHRVAGADANPYLLMASVLAGVHHGLVNKVEPGAPTEGNSYEQNEQSLPNNLRDALRELDDSEVMAKYIDPKYIDIFVACKESELEEFEHSISDLEYNWYLHTV; from the coding sequence ATGTCGGTACCCCCGCGTGCCGTTCAGCTTAACGAAGCGAACGCGTTCCTTAAGGAACATCCTGAGGTTCTGTACGTTGACCTTCTGATTGCGGATATGAATGGTGTGGTGCGCGGCAAGCGCATCGAACGCACCAGCCTCCACAAGGTTTACGAGAAAGGCATCAACCTGCCGGCCTCTTTATTTGCTCTGGATATCAATGGCTCGACGGTGGAAAGCACCGGCCTGGGCCTGGACATCGGCGACGCCGATCGAATCTGCTATCCAATCCCCGATACCCTGTGCAATGAACCCTGGCAGAAGCGCCCCACCGCGCAACTGCTGATGACCATGCACGAACTCGAAGGCGACCCTTTCTTCGCCGACCCGCGCGAAGTGCTGCGTCAAGTCGTTGCCAAGTTCGACGAGCTGGGCCTGACCATCTGCGCGGCTTTCGAGCTGGAGTTCTACCTGATCGACCAGGAGAACGTGAATGGCCGGCCACAGCCGCCCCGCTCGCCAATCTCCGGCAAGCGCCCGCATTCGACCCAGGTCTACCTGATCGACGACCTCGACGAGTACGTCGACTGCCTGCAGGACATTCTCGAAGGCGCGAAAGAACAAGGCATCCCGGCCGACGCCATCGTCAAGGAAAGTGCTCCGGCGCAGTTCGAAGTGAACCTGCACCACGTCGCCGACCCGATCAAGGCTTGCGACTATGCGGTACTGCTCAAGCGTCTGATCAAGAACATCGCCTACGACCATGAGATGGACACCACCTTCATGGCCAAGCCTTACCCAGGCCAGGCGGGTAATGGTCTGCACGTCCACATTTCGGTCCTGGACAAGGACGGCAAGAATATTTTTGCCAGCGAGGATCCCGAGCAGAACGCCGCACTGCGTCACGCGATCGGCGGTGTGCTCGAGACCCTACCGGCGCAGATGGCTTTCCTCTGCCCGAACGTCAACTCCTACCGTCGTTTCGGCGCGCAGTTCTATGTGCCGAACTCGCCGAGCTGGGGCCTGGACAACCGTACCGTGGCCATTCGCGTACCGACCGGTTCTTCCGATGCCGTGCGCATCGAACACCGTGTCGCCGGTGCCGATGCCAACCCGTACCTGCTGATGGCTTCGGTGCTGGCGGGCGTGCACCACGGTCTGGTCAACAAGGTGGAACCGGGCGCGCCAACCGAAGGCAACTCCTACGAGCAGAACGAGCAGAGCCTGCCGAACAACCTGCGCGATGCGTTGCGCGAGCTGGACGACAGCGAAGTCATGGCCAAGTACATCGATCCGAAATACATCGATATCTTCGTGGCCTGTAAAGAAAGCGAGCTGGAGGAGTTCGAGCACTCGATCTCCGACCTCGAGTACAACTGGTACCTGCACACCGTGTAA
- a CDS encoding gamma-glutamyl-gamma-aminobutyrate hydrolase family protein — translation MSRLPLIGVTACSRQIGLHAYHISGDKYVRAVAVAAKGVPMILPSLADILSPSDILDGLDGILFTGSPSNIEPFHYSGPASAPGTAHDPARDASTLPLIRAAVAAGVPVLGICRGFQEMNVAFGGSLHQRVHEAGPFMDHREDDSQPVEVQYAPAHALHVQPGGVLAGLGLPAQIEVNSIHGQGVERLAPGLKIEALAPDGLIEAFSVEGAPIEGGKAFALGVQWHPEWQVSSNPHYLAIFQAFGDACRKRVIQRDANASQKPGL, via the coding sequence ATGTCTCGCCTGCCGTTAATCGGCGTCACCGCCTGCTCCAGGCAGATCGGTCTGCATGCTTATCACATCAGTGGCGACAAGTACGTCCGCGCCGTGGCAGTAGCCGCCAAGGGCGTGCCCATGATCCTCCCGTCCCTGGCCGATATTCTGAGCCCGTCCGATATTCTGGACGGTCTGGATGGCATCCTCTTTACCGGTTCACCCTCCAATATCGAACCTTTTCACTATAGCGGTCCCGCCAGCGCGCCGGGAACCGCGCACGACCCTGCCCGTGATGCCAGCACCCTGCCGCTGATCCGCGCCGCGGTGGCGGCCGGGGTTCCGGTACTGGGGATCTGCCGCGGTTTTCAGGAAATGAACGTGGCCTTCGGCGGCAGCCTGCATCAGCGGGTCCACGAAGCCGGTCCGTTCATGGACCACCGTGAGGACGATAGCCAGCCGGTGGAAGTGCAATACGCTCCGGCCCATGCGCTGCATGTACAGCCGGGCGGGGTGCTGGCCGGCCTCGGCCTGCCGGCGCAGATTGAAGTCAATTCTATTCATGGCCAAGGCGTTGAACGTCTGGCGCCGGGCCTGAAGATAGAGGCCCTGGCACCCGATGGGTTGATTGAGGCCTTCTCTGTCGAGGGGGCGCCGATCGAGGGAGGCAAGGCTTTTGCTTTGGGGGTGCAATGGCACCCCGAATGGCAGGTAAGCTCTAACCCTCACTACCTCGCCATCTTCCAGGCATTTGGCGATGCCTGTCGCAAGCGGGTCATTCAACGCGACGCCAATGCGTCACAAAAACCTGGCTTATAA
- the ssuD gene encoding FMNH2-dependent alkanesulfonate monooxygenase, whose protein sequence is MSLNIFWFLPTHGDGHYLGTAEGARVVDHGYLQQIAQAADRLGFGGVLIPTGRSCEDSWLVAASLIPVTQRLKFLVALRPGIISPTVAARQAATLDRLSGGRALFNLVTGGDPDELAGDGLFLSHEERYQASVEFTRIWRRVLEGETVDYDGQHISVKGAKLLYPPIQQPRPPLYFGGSSEAAQDLAAEQVDMVLTWGEPPAAVAEKIEQVRAKAAKQGRSVRFGIRLHVIVRETNAEAWQAAERLISHLDDDTIARAQASLARFDSVGQQRMAALHGGRRDKLEVSPNLWAGVGLVRGGAGTALVGDGPTVAARMQEYADLGIDTFIFSGYPHLEESYRVAELLFPHLDIERPELPKGAGYVSPFGEMVANDIIPKAASQS, encoded by the coding sequence ATGAGCCTCAATATTTTCTGGTTCCTGCCCACCCACGGCGACGGCCATTACCTTGGCACCGCCGAAGGCGCTCGCGTCGTCGACCACGGCTATCTGCAGCAGATCGCTCAGGCGGCCGACCGCCTCGGTTTCGGCGGCGTGCTGATCCCCACCGGACGCTCCTGCGAGGACTCCTGGCTGGTGGCGGCCTCGCTGATCCCGGTGACCCAGCGCCTGAAGTTCCTGGTCGCCCTGCGCCCCGGGATCATTTCTCCGACGGTGGCGGCGCGCCAGGCGGCGACCCTGGATCGCCTGTCCGGTGGCCGGGCGCTGTTCAATCTGGTGACCGGCGGCGATCCGGACGAACTGGCCGGCGACGGCCTGTTCCTCAGCCATGAAGAGCGCTACCAGGCTTCGGTGGAATTCACCCGCATCTGGCGCCGGGTGCTGGAAGGCGAAACCGTCGATTACGACGGCCAGCACATCAGCGTGAAGGGCGCCAAGTTGCTTTATCCGCCGATCCAGCAACCGCGTCCGCCGCTGTACTTCGGCGGCTCTTCGGAAGCCGCGCAGGACCTGGCCGCCGAGCAGGTGGACATGGTCCTGACCTGGGGCGAACCACCGGCCGCGGTGGCCGAGAAGATCGAGCAGGTCCGGGCCAAGGCCGCCAAGCAGGGGCGCAGCGTGCGCTTTGGCATTCGCCTGCACGTGATCGTGCGCGAAACCAACGCCGAGGCCTGGCAGGCGGCCGAGCGCCTGATCTCCCATCTGGACGACGACACCATCGCCCGCGCCCAGGCGTCCCTGGCGCGCTTCGATTCGGTCGGCCAGCAACGCATGGCGGCCCTGCATGGCGGGCGCCGCGACAAACTGGAAGTCAGCCCCAACCTCTGGGCCGGCGTTGGCCTGGTGCGGGGCGGCGCGGGCACTGCGCTGGTCGGCGATGGCCCGACCGTGGCGGCGCGGATGCAGGAGTACGCGGACCTCGGTATCGACACCTTTATCTTCTCCGGTTATCCCCACCTGGAAGAGTCGTACCGGGTGGCCGAGCTGCTGTTCCCGCACCTGGATATCGAACGTCCCGAGTTGCCCAAGGGCGCCGGGTACGTCAGCCCGTTCGGCGAAATGGTCGCCAACGACATCATCCCCAAAGCTGCGTCCCAGAGCTGA
- the ssuB gene encoding aliphatic sulfonates ABC transporter ATP-binding protein: MTAQQPPRLLRGIPLAVRKLQKTFGSRQVLREIDLHIPAGQFVAVVGRSGCGKSTLLRLLAGLDKPTGGELLAGAAPLSQAIEDTRLMFQEARLLPWKKVIDNVGLGLTGDWRPQALEALEAVGLADRANEWPAALSGGQKQRVALARALIHQPRLLLLDEPLGALDALTRIEMQQLIERLWQQHGFTVLLVTHDVSEAVAVADRVILIEEGEVGLDLLVELPRPRVRGSHRLAALEAEVLNRVLSLPGSPPEPEPVSPLPTQLRWAQ, from the coding sequence ATGACGGCTCAACAACCTCCACGCCTGCTGCGCGGTATTCCGCTGGCGGTGCGCAAGCTGCAAAAGACCTTCGGTTCGCGCCAGGTGTTGCGCGAGATCGACCTGCATATTCCGGCCGGGCAATTCGTCGCGGTGGTCGGCCGTAGCGGCTGCGGCAAGAGCACCTTGCTGCGCTTGCTGGCCGGCCTCGACAAACCCACCGGCGGCGAATTGCTGGCCGGTGCCGCGCCGCTGAGCCAGGCCATCGAGGACACCCGCCTGATGTTCCAGGAGGCGCGCCTGCTGCCCTGGAAGAAAGTCATCGACAACGTCGGCCTGGGCCTCACGGGCGACTGGCGCCCGCAGGCCCTGGAAGCCCTGGAGGCGGTGGGCCTGGCCGACCGCGCCAATGAGTGGCCGGCCGCCTTGTCCGGTGGCCAGAAGCAGCGTGTGGCTCTGGCCCGGGCGCTGATTCACCAGCCACGCCTGTTGCTGCTGGACGAGCCCCTGGGCGCGCTGGATGCCCTGACCCGGATCGAGATGCAGCAACTGATCGAGCGCCTGTGGCAGCAGCATGGTTTCACCGTCCTGCTGGTGACCCACGATGTCAGCGAAGCGGTGGCGGTGGCCGACCGGGTGATCCTGATCGAAGAAGGCGAGGTCGGTCTCGATCTGCTGGTGGAGCTGCCGCGCCCACGGGTGCGTGGCTCCCATCGATTGGCGGCGCTGGAAGCCGAAGTACTCAACCGCGTGTTGTCGCTGCCCGGGTCGCCGCCCGAGCCGGAACCCGTTTCACCCTTGCCCACGCAATTGCGCTGGGCTCAGTAA
- a CDS encoding TetR/AcrR family transcriptional regulator produces the protein MTRVATPRKPRARSQARIDSILDAARTLLAAEGVASLSIYSVAERAEIPPSSVYHFFASVPALLEALTADVHAAFRACLQEPIDHAALGNWHDLSRLVEQRMLAIYSADAAARQLILAQHGLTEVTQADRQHDIELGDLMHKLFDQHFQLPALPADVDVFALAMELGDRVYARSVQQHGQITERMAEEGMRVFDAYLGLYLPPYLPKRTPL, from the coding sequence ATGACACGCGTAGCCACCCCCCGCAAACCCCGCGCACGCAGCCAGGCCCGGATCGACTCGATACTCGATGCCGCCCGCACCCTGCTTGCCGCCGAGGGCGTGGCCAGCCTGTCGATCTACAGCGTGGCCGAGCGCGCGGAGATTCCGCCCTCCTCGGTCTACCACTTCTTCGCCAGCGTTCCCGCCCTGCTCGAAGCCCTGACCGCCGACGTCCACGCCGCGTTCCGCGCCTGCCTGCAAGAACCCATCGACCACGCAGCCCTGGGCAACTGGCACGACCTGTCGCGCCTGGTCGAACAGCGCATGCTCGCCATCTACAGCGCCGACGCCGCGGCCCGCCAGTTGATCCTGGCCCAGCATGGCCTCACCGAGGTCACCCAGGCCGACCGCCAGCACGACATCGAACTGGGCGACCTGATGCACAAGCTGTTCGACCAGCACTTCCAGCTGCCAGCGCTGCCCGCGGACGTCGATGTGTTCGCCCTGGCCATGGAACTGGGCGACCGCGTCTACGCGCGCTCGGTCCAGCAGCATGGGCAAATCACTGAGCGCATGGCCGAGGAAGGCATGCGGGTGTTCGATGCCTACCTGGGGCTGTACCTGCCGCCTTACCTGCCAAAGCGCACGCCCCTGTAG
- a CDS encoding OprD family porin, which translates to MNKSTLALAVAVGVLAQQAGAAGFIEDSKATLGLRNFYINTDNRDADTKASGAQNKQEEWGQGFQLNFISGYTEGTVGFGLDAIGLLGIKLDSGGGTNGASATSYGGTVFPSESNGKAVDNYSSLGLTAKAKISQTELKLGTLQPKLPVIVTNDGRMLPQTFQGGQITSNDIKDLTLVGGQIEHAKGRNSSNNEELSIAGANAHTAAGRDSNKFIYGGGDYKITKDLTAQYYYGNLKDFYKQHFVGLLHNWAIGPGVLKSDLRYFNSRDDGANGHDSAYYTTGDYGTGITKGKVDNNLISGLFLYSVAGHTFGGGYQVSNGDSDFPWLNQGDGSSAYLTTDMQIAKFARAGERTWQARYSYDFAKVGVPGLTAGVIYLRGDNIDTSGKEGSVTPQRTVSATNASEWERDLTVAYVIPEGPLKNLGLTWKNAMWRNDIPGQRSQDENRLIVSYSIPLL; encoded by the coding sequence ATGAACAAGTCCACCTTGGCCCTGGCTGTGGCCGTTGGGGTTCTGGCGCAGCAGGCAGGCGCCGCCGGTTTCATCGAAGACAGCAAGGCCACTCTGGGTCTGCGTAACTTCTATATCAATACTGATAACCGTGATGCCGATACCAAGGCGTCCGGCGCACAGAACAAGCAGGAAGAGTGGGGCCAAGGCTTCCAGCTCAACTTCATTTCCGGTTACACCGAAGGCACCGTTGGTTTCGGTCTCGACGCCATCGGCCTGCTGGGTATCAAGCTGGACTCGGGCGGCGGCACCAACGGCGCCTCTGCTACTTCTTACGGCGGCACCGTCTTCCCGAGCGAGTCCAACGGCAAAGCAGTTGATAACTACTCCAGCCTGGGCCTGACTGCTAAAGCCAAGATCTCTCAGACTGAGCTGAAGCTCGGTACCCTGCAGCCAAAACTGCCAGTCATCGTGACCAACGATGGCCGTATGCTGCCGCAAACCTTCCAGGGCGGTCAGATCACCTCGAACGACATCAAGGACCTGACACTGGTTGGCGGTCAGATCGAGCATGCCAAGGGGCGTAACTCCAGCAACAACGAAGAACTGTCGATTGCCGGCGCCAACGCCCACACCGCTGCTGGTCGTGACAGCAACAAGTTCATCTACGGTGGTGGTGACTACAAGATCACTAAAGATCTGACCGCTCAGTACTACTACGGCAACCTGAAAGACTTCTACAAGCAGCACTTCGTTGGCCTGCTGCACAACTGGGCTATCGGCCCGGGCGTATTGAAGTCTGACCTGCGCTACTTCAACAGCCGTGACGACGGTGCCAACGGCCACGACTCGGCCTACTACACCACGGGCGACTACGGTACCGGCATCACCAAGGGCAAGGTTGATAACAACCTGATCAGCGGCTTGTTCCTGTACTCGGTTGCCGGCCATACCTTCGGTGGTGGCTACCAGGTCAGTAACGGTGACAGCGATTTCCCTTGGCTGAACCAGGGTGACGGTTCGTCGGCTTACCTGACTACCGACATGCAGATCGCCAAGTTCGCCCGTGCTGGCGAACGTACCTGGCAAGCTCGCTACTCCTACGATTTCGCCAAGGTAGGCGTGCCCGGCTTGACCGCTGGTGTGATCTATCTGCGTGGCGATAACATCGACACTTCCGGCAAAGAGGGTTCCGTTACCCCTCAGCGGACTGTTTCGGCGACCAACGCCAGCGAGTGGGAACGCGACCTGACCGTGGCCTACGTGATTCCGGAAGGTCCTCTGAAGAACCTGGGCCTGACCTGGAAAAACGCCATGTGGCGTAACGACATTCCGGGCCAGCGCTCGCAGGACGAAAACCGCCTGATCGTCAGCTACTCGATCCCGCTGTTGTAA
- a CDS encoding sulfonate ABC transporter substrate-binding protein encodes MRPVILRRGLVALFAAAVSFGAIVQAQAAETLRIGYQKYGTLVLLKAKGSLEKRLAEQGVQVQWTEFPGGPQLLEGLNVGSIDFGVTGETPPVFAQAAGADLLYVAYEPPAPTSEAILVPKDSPIKSVAELKGKKVVLNKGSNVHYLLVRALEDAGLKYSDIQTVFLPPADARAAFERGSVDAWVIWDPYQAAAEKQLQARTLRDGSGIVDNHQFYLATKPYAQQHPEVIKTLVEEVRMVGEWSKANPDEVTQQVAPLLGLPADITLTSVKRQGYGAHFLTPDVVAAQQKIADSFHQLKLIPKPLSIKDVIWTPPAAVAKAP; translated from the coding sequence ATGCGCCCTGTGATTTTGCGTCGTGGTCTGGTCGCTCTGTTTGCTGCGGCTGTGTCCTTCGGCGCCATCGTTCAAGCCCAAGCGGCCGAGACCCTGCGTATCGGCTATCAGAAATACGGCACCCTGGTGCTGCTCAAGGCCAAGGGCTCGCTGGAGAAGCGCCTGGCGGAGCAGGGCGTGCAGGTGCAATGGACTGAGTTCCCCGGTGGCCCGCAACTGCTGGAAGGGCTGAACGTCGGCTCCATCGACTTCGGCGTCACCGGCGAGACTCCTCCCGTATTCGCCCAGGCCGCCGGTGCCGACCTGTTGTACGTGGCCTACGAGCCACCGGCGCCGACCAGCGAAGCGATCCTGGTCCCCAAGGATTCGCCTATCAAGTCGGTGGCGGAGCTCAAGGGCAAGAAGGTGGTCCTCAACAAGGGCTCCAACGTGCACTACCTGCTGGTCCGCGCCCTCGAAGACGCCGGCCTCAAGTACAGCGACATCCAGACCGTGTTCCTGCCGCCCGCCGATGCCCGCGCCGCCTTCGAGCGTGGCAGCGTCGATGCCTGGGTGATCTGGGACCCCTATCAGGCGGCGGCCGAGAAGCAGCTGCAAGCCCGCACCCTGCGTGATGGCAGCGGCATCGTCGACAACCACCAGTTCTACCTGGCGACCAAACCCTACGCGCAACAGCATCCCGAGGTGATCAAGACCCTGGTGGAAGAAGTGCGCATGGTGGGCGAGTGGTCCAAGGCCAACCCGGACGAAGTGACCCAGCAGGTGGCGCCACTGCTCGGCCTGCCGGCGGACATCACCCTGACCTCGGTGAAGCGCCAGGGCTATGGCGCGCACTTCCTGACCCCGGACGTGGTGGCGGCCCAGCAGAAAATCGCCGACAGCTTCCACCAGCTCAAGCTGATTCCCAAACCCCTGAGTATCAAAGACGTGATCTGGACGCCTCCAGCCGCCGTTGCCAAAGCGCCGTAA